One segment of Panicum virgatum strain AP13 chromosome 3K, P.virgatum_v5, whole genome shotgun sequence DNA contains the following:
- the LOC120699236 gene encoding enolase-like, translated as MATIQSVKARQIFDSRGNPTVEVDVCCSDGTFARAAVPSGASTGVYEALELRDGGSDYLGKGVSKAVNNVNSIIGPALVGKDPTAQTEIDNFMVQQLDGTKNEWGWCKQNLGANAILAVSLAVCKAGACIKKIPLYQHIANLAGNKQLVLPVPAFNVINGGSHAGNKLAMQEFMILPTGAASFKEAMKMGVEVYHNLKSVIKKKYGQDATNVGDEGGFAPNIQENKEGLELLKTAIEKAGYTGKVVIGMDVAASEFYNDKDKTYDLNFKEENNDGSQKISGDSLKNVYKSFVSEYPIVSIEDPFDQDDWVHYAKMTEEIGEQVQIVGDDLLVTNPTRVAKAIKEKSCNALLLKVNQIGSVTESIEAVKMSKHAGWGVMTSHRSGETEDTFIADLAVGLATGQIKTGAPCRSERLAKYNQLLRIEEELGAAAVYAGAKFRAPVEPY; from the exons ATGGCGACGATCCAGTCCGTGAAGGCGCGCCAGATCTTCGACAGCCGTGGCAACCCCACCGTTGAG GTCGATGTGTGCTGCTCAGATGGAACATTCGCGCGTGCTGCTGTTCCCAGTGGTGCATCAACTG GTGTTTATGAAGCTCTGGAGTTGAGGGATGGTGGATCTGACTACCTCGGCAAGGGAGTTTCCAAG GCTGTTAACAATGTGAACTCTATCATTGGACCTGCTCTTGTTGGCAAG GACCCTACGGCACAGACTGAGATTGACAACTTTATGGTTCAGCAGCTTGATGGCACTAAGAATGAGTGGGGATGGTGCAAGCAAAAT CTTGGTGCTAATGCCATCTTGGCTGTGTCACTAGCTGTTTGCAAAGCTGGAGCTTGTATCAAGAAAATTCCTCTTTACCAG CACATTGCCAATCTTGCTGGCAACAAGCAATTAGTTTTGCCTGTCCCCGCATTTAATGTCATCAATGGTGGTTCCCATGCTGGAAACAAGCTTGCTATGCAG GAGTTCATGATCCTGCCAACTGGAGCTGCCTCATTCAAGGAGGCTATGAAGATGGGTGTTGAAGTTTACCACAACCTGAAG TCTGTTATCAAGAAGAAGTATGGGCAGGATGCCACCAATGTTGGTGATGAGGGTGGTTTTGCTCCGAACATTCAG GAAAACAAGGAAGGACTTGAGCTGCTAAAGACTGCTATTGAGAAGGCCGGATACACCGGAAAG GTTGTCATTGGGATGGATGTTGCTGCTTCTGAATTCTACAATGACAAGGACAAGACATATGACCTCAACTTCAAGGAGGAG AACAATGATGGTTCACAGAAGATATCTGGAGACAGCTTGAAGAACGTATACAAGTCATTTGTGAGTGAGTACCCCATTGTCTCGATTGAAGACCCATTTGACCAGGATGACTGGGTTCACTATGCCAAGATGACTGAAGAAATTGGAGAGCAAGTACAGATTGTTGGTGATGACCTTCTTGTCACCAACCCAACT AGGGTTGCAAAGGCTATCAAGGAGAAGTCATGCAATGCTCTTCTGCTTAAG GTTAACCAAATTGGATCTGTTACTGAGAGTATTGAGGCAGTGAAGATGTCAAAGCATGCTGGCTGGGGTGTGATGACCAGTCACAGGAG cGGTGAGACTGAGGATACATTTATTGCTGATTTGGCGGTTGGTTTGGCCACG GGTCAGATCAAGACTGGAGCTCCCTGCCGGTCTGAGCGTCTTGCCAAGTACAATCAG CttcttaggatcgaggaagagctTGGTGCTGCCGCTGTCTATGCTGGCGCCAAGTTCCGCGCACCTGTGGAGCCCTACTAA